GCCGGGCACCGCGTGGTCAACCCCACCGTGGCGGCCGTGGTGGTGGTGTCGTGCTTCTTTACGCTCATCGCGCCGGCTGCGAACGCATCGTTGATGGCGTGGCTCTCGCTGGGGCAGGGGCTGTTTGGCGCGTTGGTGGTGGCGTCACTGGGCGGCACGCTGTTTCTCAAGCTGTGCAGCATCCGGCGTTTGCGCATTCCGTCTCACCATTTGAGCAACGATCTGCTGGTGGGCGATGTGCTGTCGGTTGTGCCGGCCGGCATGCTGACGATCCTGACGTTTGCCCTGCTCAAAGCCGGCATGGCGTGGGCGGGCTGGCTGCACTTCATGGCGATAGTCGACCCGCTGCTGGCGTGGCCGTATTCGGCAGTCTCCAATAGCCTGCTGTTTGGCTTGGGCTATGAGACGGCGGCGCAGGTGCTCTGGCTGTTCGGCATCCACGGGCCGAACGCGCTGTACACGGTGCACCAGCACATCCTGGAGCCCGCCGCGCAGGCCAATGCGGCGGCGGTTGCCAGTGGTGGCCAGCCGCCGTTCATCTTTACCTATCACTTCTTCGCGGTGTTCGCGCGCATGGGCGGCTCAGGCGGCACACTCAGCCTGATCCTGGCGCTGCTCATCTCCAGGCGCATGCAACGCGGCCGCAAGATGGCGCTGGTCGTCATGCTGCCGGCATTGTTCAACGTGAACGAGCCGCTGCTCTTCGGGCTGCCGCTGGTGCTCAACCCGGTCTATGCGATTCCGTTCCTGCTCACGCCGGTGGTGCAGATCCTGATCGCCTATGCGGCCACCGTTGCCGACCTGATGCCCAAGACCAGCTACCCCGTGGCGTGGACCACGCCGGCGCTGTTCAGCGGCTATGCGACTACGGGCTCGGTGTGGGGCGCGGTGGTCCAGCTCATCGGCCTGGTGGTGGGGGCGGCGATCTACCTGCCGTTTGTCCGCATGGCAGATGTTCTGTCCGCACGGCGCAGTCAGGATGTGCTTGCGTCTTTGCTGCAGATTGCCGAGTCGACCGAGGTGAGCCTGAAGGGCCGGCGCTGTCTGGACCTGCCCGGCGACGAAGGCCGCATGGCGGTGGCGCTGGCCAGCGATCTCGAAAGCGCCATCAAGAAAGACGGGCAGATCTTCCTGGAGTTTCAGCCGCAGGTGGATTGCTCCACCGGGCGCGTGTTCGGCGCCGAGGCGCTGCTGCGCTGGCAGCATCCGGTGCTGGGGCGCGTGGCCCCGCCGATCGTTGTGGCGCTGGCTGATGACATTGGCCAGATCGATCAGTTGGGCCTGCGGATTCTGTCGCTTGCGTGTCAGCAGCGCGCGGCCTGGCGCGGTGTCTTGCCGGACGATTTCGTGGTCGCCGTGAACCTGTCACCTCGGCAGTTGCTGGACTGCAGGCTGTACCGGAACGTGCTCGACATCCTGCGTCGCGAAGGGCTGTCGCCCACCCAGCTTGAACTGGAGATCACTGAATCGACGATGCTGCTGCCGGATATCACCGCCATCGGCAACCTGAAGCAGCTGCGCGAGGCCGGCGTGAAAGTCGCGCTCGACGATTTCGGGATGGGCCATACGTCGCTGCACTACCTGCGCGAGCTGCCGCTGGACACCGTAAAGATCGACCGCTCGCTGGCCGACGTGAGCGCGGGCAGCGTCAACGAACACATTGTGCGCAGCATTGCCAGCCTGAGCCGCACGCTGAACCTGTCGACGGTGGTGGAAGGGGTGGAGACGGCGCAGCAGCTCCAGCGCCTGTCGGCCCTGGGCTGTGACCGGTTTCAGGGGTATTTCTTCAGCCGCCCGCTGGCGCCGAGCGTTTGTCAGCAGTTTGTGCTGGATGCCAACCTGCGGCCGTTGGTGCACGCGCTTTGAGAGCGCGTGCGTGGCTTAACGGTATTTGCCCACAAAGCTCTCGCAACGACGGACGCGGCCAACCTTCGCAGCCCATCGATAGAGGCCTTCCACCAGGCTCTTGTTGACCGTGACGGGTTGACCGTTGATCTGCCCGAGCACTTCCGATTGATTCTGGTAGGGCTTCTCGAACAGCAGCTTCATCTCGCTGCCGCCGCCCAGCGCCAGGTAGACGGCTTCGCGCGGCTCGAACTGCAGTGCGAACGAGTTGCTGCGCACGCTGGCGCTTTCCACGGACTCGGCAAAGTTGGCGATGAGCGCGGCGTCTTCGGTGCTGTATTCGCATCCGGCGTCTTTCAGTTGCGCTTCGTCCACGGCCTTGAGCGACGCCATGGCGGGGTCCATCAGATACAACGTGATCGTGCGCGCCTTGCGCATCCGCGCGCTCAGCCCTTCGGCCGTCCAATAGCTTTGTTCGACCTTGACGACGGGCTCCGCCCTTGGGGCGGGCTCGGAGCTGGACGCTTGCGCTTGCGGTGCTTCCGGCATGGGTGCTTCCGCTTGCAGTGTGCCCGCTTGAAGGACTTCCGCCTGGAGCGCTTCGGTTTGGGGCGCGTCTGTCAGGGGCGCTTCCATTGAGATTTGTCCGAAGGCCACTTGGCTCATGCTGCAAGCACAGGCCAAGACCACAGAGATGATCTTTTTCGACAACTCCTACCCCTTTGAAACGTGCGTTGTTGTGTTGCGTTGCATTGCGTTCTGGATGTTAAGCCGAAGAGATGACGGAACAGCTTGGCTTGCCTGTGACGGCACAAGCGGTGCTGGGCAACCGCTGCGTGAATGATGTCGTGGACTGCAGTGCAGGCATGCCATTGACGGATCGCACACGGTGCCTGCGGTTCTTATGCTTTCGAGCCACGCATCCAATGTCACCCGCATCGCTATGCCAAGTGTTGCATAAAGAAGACCGAGATTTTCTCATCCCGAAGCATTGTGGCTTTGGCCGACAGCATTTGCCCTGCTTCCGGAAAGAGGAGCTGCTCTGCCGTTTTTCCTCTGGCTGCATATCGTTCGGACAGCCGCTTGCTCATCTTCGATGACCATGTTGTGTCTTTCTCGCCAGCGCTGATCAGGAGCGGACCGGGATAATCATCGATTGCAATGGGCTGGGACGGCATGAGTGCTTCTGAACTGCCTTCCCAAGTCCATGCTCGCCGCGCAGGGTCCCACGCCTGCCAGCCCGGGTCGCCGGGGTCTCTCCACTCGCGGGCGTCGAACGCGCCGCATATCACGGAGAGTTTGACGCTGCCGAATACCTGGACAGTGAAGAGACCATGGCCGAATTTCTGTCAGCGGCGCTCGAAACGGGGGATGCCGCTTTTATTGCGGAGTCGATCGGCGTGATTGCTCGAGCGAAGGGTATCGCTCAAATTGCAGAAGAAACGGGCCTTGGACGTACAAGCCTATACAAGGCACTGCGCGCAGAGGGGAACCCGGCGTTCTCGACGGTACTGCAGGTCATGAAGGCACTTGGATTGCGCTTGCAGGCCAAACCCGCCGTATCCAAAGAGAATGTGGAGTCCGGCAAGCGTGGGGCCAACGCCAAAGCGAAAGGTGCAAAGGTGAGCGCGTCCCGAAATGGCGGTGCAAACAAGCCTACAAGCAAGAAGCCCGCGACTCGTACCAAGCGGGGCTCTGCAACGGGACACGGAAAGGTCATCCCAACTTAACAACGGTCTGTGCGCGTCTGCTGCCCCACGCCCACACTTCGTCCCACACCAAACCGTTTCCCGCACACTCAGCGCCCAGCCTCGCTACGATCCTCCTGTATCGAGTGGCGGCAGTCTGACCGCCAAACAGGAGGGCACTCCGTGCCGCATACCACCACACCCGCATCCAGCCACGTCACTGACCTGGCCCTGCTCCTCACGCTGTCGACCTTGTGGGGCGCGTCGTACACGTTCATTCGGGCGGGCGTGGAGACCATTCCGCCGCTCACCTTCATCGCCGCCAGAACGGTGATCGCGGCAACGCTGCTGTTGGCGTGGATGCGCAGCCGCAATATCCGCATGCCCCGAGACAGGCAGGTCTGGATGCGCTTCGGCGTGCAGGCGCTGCTCAACAGCGTCGTGCCGTTCACGCTCATCGCCTGGGCCGAACGCTCGGTGGGGGCGAGTCTGGCGACCATCCTGAATTCCACATCGCCGGTCATGGTGTTTCTGGCCACGGCGTTCGTTACGCGGCACGAATCGGTGTCGTTGCGCAAGCTGGTCGGCGTGATTGCCGGGTTTGTCGGCACGTGTTTTGTGATTGGGCCGAGCGCGTTCGATGGGCTGGGAGGCCAGCTCGTTGCGCAACTGGCCATCCTGGCGGCCACGGCGTGCTATGCAGGCGCGGCCATCTACGGCCGGTCGTTCAAGGGGCTGCACCCTGCGGCGCCTGCTACCGGTTCGTTGCTGATGGGCGCGTTGGTGCTGACGCCCACCAGTCTGCTTGTGGATCATCCTTGGGCACTTCAGCCTTCTGCGCGTTCGCTGATGGCGTTGGTGGCGCTGGCGGTGTTCTCTACGGCCCTCGCGTTTGCCATTTACTTCCGGCTCATTCAAACGCTCGGCGCGATCGGCACGACTGCGCAGGCCTATCTGCGCGTGCCGATCGGGGTAGCGATCGGCGTGGTGTTTCTGGGGGAATCGTTGCCGCCTTCAGCGTGGATCGGGCTGGCGTGTGTGGTGGTGGGGGTGGCGGCAATGTCGATGCCGGCACGGGACACGCAAGTGCTGCGGGCGTAGCGCGGCACAACCGCATCACCGCGTCGATGCGTCACCGCTCCCCATCCCCCACATGACCCGCCGCCAGCCGCTTGAGTTCCGCGCGCGCCGCGGCCAACCGGGAGTGCAGCACCGTGTTCTCGATCAGCAACAGCAGCAGCACAAAGCTCGCACCCAACAGCCCGAACATGCGGCCGGCATAGAACCCCAGGTCATACCGCCCGCCGTTGAATACGGCGCTGAGCGCGACATCGCAGATCCACACGCACAGCACCACCATCAGCCAGACATCGAGCGTCAGGTGCGGGCGGCTGCGCCAGAGCGCGACCAGCGCAGCCACGCAAAAGCACCACGTGCCGCCCGCCACGATGCCCATGGTGCGCGTGTAGCGGTTGGCGGCCATGATGGTGGGCAGCAGGTGATCGCCCACGGTGGCAAGTAACACGCAGGCGATGGACGCGCCCAGCACGGCCCCCACGGTGGCCAGCGCCGTTTGTCGCGTCAGCGTGTGGACTGGGAAGCGGCCGGGCTCGCGCTCTTCGCGGCTTTTGAGCACGGCGTAAGCGATGACAAACAGCGGAAAGCCCGTGTGCCAGAACATGTAGATCCAGGCGGTGCTCTGTGGCCCGGCGCCCAGCAGGCCACCGGATGCGAACAGCCCCGGAAATGACAGCAGGTGCCCCACCGCCGTGGCGGCCGTGAACAGGTAGCCGCTGGCGAGCGCCAGCATTGCGCGCGACCGCGTGATGGCGAACTGCCCGAAGAGCAGCGCGGCGGTAATCAGGTCATTGAGGATGAGGGCCGATTCGTAGATCGGCACGAACGATGGAAGTTGCGCCAACTGCACCTTGGCGAACGGCACACGGCCGACACCAGCACCACCAGCGACAGTATGGCCACTGCCTGCGCCATCCAGTATGTCCGGCGTCCTGGCGAGAGGTTCAGCAACAAGCCTCGCTGCATGTCCAGCGTTTCCGTCATCCCGTTGGCCCCCTTGCGGTGACTGTGTCACTCGTTCGCTTGTGGTGTGACTTGCTGTGCGACTGCGCAGCCCGGGTGCAACCCCTGCTATAGACGCGTGATAGTCAGCGGCCTGCCCGATGTCAACGCGGCGAAGGGGTAGAACTTTCAGGCCTGGTGCCGCTGGCGGCCAGCAGGGTGTTACGGGGAACGCCCGAGTGCGGCTTGCGTTGTGCGGGAATAGACTGGTGGCCACCCCACGGCACCGCCCTGCAAAGGAGTGCGCATGCAACCTCATTCCACCACTGCCGCCACGGCAACCCCCGCCACGAACGACGCACTGGTTCTGCGCGACGACCACGACGGCGTCGTCACCCTGCGGCTGAATCGGCCCCTGCAGTTCAACGCGTTGTCTGAAGCCATGCTCGATGCGCTGCAGCGCGTATTGGACGACATTGCACAAGATGCGACGGTGCGCTGCGTGGTGCTTGGCGCCGAGGGCAAGGCGTTCTGCGCCGGGCACGACCTGCGTGAAATGCGCGGCACGCCGGAGCTTGCGTATTACCGGGCGCTGTTTGCGCGCTGCAGCGTGGTAATGCAGGCCATTCAGGCGCTGCCGGTGCCGGTCATCGCGCGCGTGCATGGCGTGGCAACGGCGGCGGGTTGCCAGTTGGTCGGCAGTTGCGATCTGGCCATTGCCTCGGATGCGGCGCGGTTTGCGGTGTCGGGCATCAACGTCGGGCTGTTCTGCTCGACGCCAGCGGTGGCGTTGTCGCGCAACGTGCTCGCCAAGCGCGCGTTCGACATGTTGGTGACTGGGCGCTTTATCGATGCGGCCACGGCGGTCGACTGGGGCCTGATCAACGAGGCTGTGCCGGCGGCGGACCTGGATGACGCGGTTGCCCGCAAGGTGGCGGACATCGTGTCGAAGAGCCCCACCGCCATCCGCTATGGCAAGGCGATGTTCTACCGGCAACAGCAGATGCCGCTTGCCGATGCCTATGCTTACGCAGGCGATGTCATGGCCCGCAACATGATGGATGAAGATGCCGGCGAGGGCATCGATGCCTTCCTGGAAAAACGCCCCGCCCGCTGGCGCGCGTAGGCGCTGTTGGGGCGGGGTCAGGCGGCCGTGCCCGGACATCGCGACTGAGCGCCGCCTGCGCTCGGGCGCCGGATACGCGGTTGGGTGGCAGCCAGCGAATGCGACGCCATCACGTTTGCGCGAGAAACGTAGCGATGCGATCGGCAATCGCATCGGGTGCATCTTCCAGGCTGTAATGTCCAACGCCAGGCAACCGATGCACCGGTGCATCCGGAAACAGCTCGCTGAACAGCGGCAGGAAATGTTCCGCATGCAACGTGCGATCGGCCATGCCCCAGATCGCCATGGCGGGTTTGGTGACAATGGCACGGCGCGCTGCAGCGTCCGGCAGTTCAAAACGATGCGCGCCGGTAGCAAAGCCTTTGGCCCAGCCAATGGCGCCCGCGCAGTCCGCCGGCGTCGCAAAGCGCGCGCCGTACGCCTGCAACCACGCATCGTTGATGAGCCCGTGGTCTTTAAAGCCATTGAGCTTCAAGGTGCTGAGGATATTGAAGCCGAGTTCACCCAGTACGGCTTCAAGACGCCCCTCGGATTCGGCCCGCACGATCCACTGAAACCACGGCGATACCGCCGCATTGGCGGCCAGACGTTCACCCAGCGTCGCCTGCCCGAACGGCGTCGGCCCATTGACGCTGACAATGCGCCGCATGCGGTCCGGATGCCGTGAGGCCAACCCCATCCCGACTGGTCCGCCAAAGTCGTGCATGACGAGCGTGAGATCGCGCAGGTCCAGCGCAAGCACGAAGCGCTCGAGGTTGTCGATGTGGTCTTGCAGCCAGTAGCTGCGTGATGGCGGCGTTCCGCTCTTGCCGAAGCCCATGTGGTCGGGCACCACCATGCGGTGGGTGCGGCGCAGCACCGCGATCAGGTGTCGGAAGAGGAAACCCCACGTGGGCTCGCCATGCAGGCACAGGACGACTTCGCCATTGGCGGGGCCCTCGTCCACGTAATGCATCGGAAAGCCCGGTGCATCGGTAAAGCGAGGTGCATAGGGGTACATCCCATCGAACGTATCAGTACGCATACCGTGCCTCTCTTCATTCATGTGGTTGCAAAATAAAACCGTTGCGTTATAGCAGTCGAGGTTTTATATTGCAACCACATTCAATGTGAGGGCGCGCACGGTATGCGCGATGCAGATGGTCAAACGTACGAGCCACGCAGATTCTCTTTGCGGCGTTGCCAGGCCGCTGGACGCCATTGGCGACGGGTGGTCGCTGCTTATCGTTCGCGATGCGTTTGACGGCCTGCGCCGCTTTGGTGAGTTTCAGCGCAGTCTCGGACTGTCGAAGAACATCCTGGCGGTGCGCCTGCGCAACCTGGTTGCGCACGACATTCTCGAGACGGTGCCGGCGTCCGACGGCAGCGCGTATCAGGACTACGTGCTGACCGAGAAAGGGCGCGCGCTGTTTCCCCTGCTGGTGGCGCTGCGGCAGTGGGGTGAAGCGTTCTGCTTTGCGCCGGATGAGGCGCACGTTGTACTCGTCGACAAGGCAACGGGTAAGCCGGTGCCTCGCCTTGAACTCCGTGCGCAGGACGGGCGCGCGCTGGCACCGGAGGATACGGTGGTCGTCCACCCATCGGCCATCAGGCCGACGAAGCGCCAGCGGGCGAAGGCGGGCTGAGCGTTAGCGCTCAGGCGCGAGCCGCCGTTTCACTCGGCAAGACCCAGCCGTTCGAGCAGGCGCCGGGTATCGGAAGGCGCTTCGACCTTTTTATCGTTATCAGCGGATGCGATCGGCCCAGCGGTCGAGCGCGGCATCGGCATAGGCGCCGCTGTAGAGCGCATCGGCGCCATGCAGGCGGAGGTCGACGCGATGTCCTCTACCAGCCGCAGCGGCCATTCGATCAGGAATGCGGGTTGCCCTGTGCGCGCGGTGCGCGTCACCGATGCGGCGCGCTCACCTGCGCTTGCACGTGCATCAGGCCGGTTTGCGGCGCGTGCAGGCCCAGCGGCTCGTCGGTCAGATCGCGGGCAAGCGAATACGCCGTGATCACGGCCAGCGTGACGCCCACGATGGCCAGCATTTCCCGGGTGTCCATACGCATCTCCTCCTTGGCTCCTTAGGTTCCTTGTGTGCGTGGTTTGCGCCCTGTCTTGTCGGTGTCGGGCGGCGTTGCAGCACGGACGCAAAGTTCAGGCCTGAGGAAGCCAAATGGCGGAGTGACGCGGGTGTTTGCTGTCTTACCGTGCGCGCAACGAAGACGGCGGCACGCCCAGCAAGCGCTGAAAACTGCGGCGCATGCGCTCGGTATCGCCAAATCCGCACTCGGTGGCCACCCGCTGCATGGAGACGGCCCCGCTTTCCAGCGCGGCGCGGGCCGCCTCAACGCGCAATTTTTCCACGGCTTTTGCGGGGGTGAGACCGGTTTCGACCTGGAACGCCCGGGCGAAATGGCGCGGGCTCATGCAGGCGTGCTCGGCCAGATCGCCCACGCGGTGCGGTGCGCCCAGGTTGCGCCGCACGTGGTCGAGCAGCGGCTTGAAGCGGCCGCGTGCCGAATCCATCTCATTCAGCGCGGAAAACTGCGACTGCCCGCCCGGCCGGCGGTAGTACACGACCAACTGCCGCGCCACCGCGCGTGCCAGGCGCTCGCCCAGGTCGTCGGCGATGAGCGCGAGCGCCAGGTCAATGCCGGCGCTGATGCCGGCGCTGGTCCAGATGGGGCCGTCGTTTACGTAGATGTGGTCCGGTTCGAGCTGCACCTGCGGGAACGCGCGCGCGAACTGCTCGCTGCGGCTCCAGTGGGTGGTGGCGCGCCGGCCGTTCAGCAAGCCCGTGGCGGCCAGCAGCAGGCTGCCCGAACACACGCTGGCAACGCGCGCGCCGCGGGTTGCGCAGCGTTGCACGAAGCGGCGCGTGCGTGCATCGGCCATGGCGGCATCCACGCCGTCGCCGCCGGCAATGAGCAGCGTGTCGACCTGGCTGGCCGGGGGCAGGGCGTCGGCATCCCAGCGGGCCCCGGAAGAACTGCGTACAAGGCCAGCCTGCGCGGCAACCGTGCGCAGCGCGTAGTGGTCGTCCCGATACCGGCTGGCGACTTCAAACGCCGCCACCGGCCCCGCAGCGTCGAGCAGTTGGAAGTCCGGAAAAATGAGTACAGCGATGCGGTGGGCCATGGCAGAAAATGTGGGAGACTGGTCATTGCTGCCAACACGATAGAGCGCGATCCTGTGAAGCGTCAACCTGCCATCACATCACTTTCAGGAGATCCGAACCATGACGACTTCCCCATTCATCGTTGTCTTTGCGCTGTACAACCGTGTCACCCAGCTCGACTTCACCGGTCCGCATGAGGTGTTCTGGCGGCTGCCCGGCGCGCAATGCGTGGTGGCTTCCGCAGCCGGTGGTGAGATCCATGCCGATGGCGGTCTCACCATCTCGAACGTGCAGAGGTTGGCGGACATTCCGCATGCTGACCTGATTTGCGTGCCCGGCGGTTTCGGTGTGATCGAAGCCATGGAAGACGCAGAGTTCGTGCGCCAAGTGCGGCGCCTGGCCGACGGCGCACGCTATGTGACGTCCGTCTGCAGCGGCTCGCTCGTGCTGGGCGCGGCGGGGTTGTTGCAGGGCAAGCGCGCGGCCTGCCACTGGGCATGGCGCAACCTGCTGCCCGCGTTTGGCGCCACCGTCGACGAAGCCCGCGTAGTGCGTGACGGCAACCTCATTACCGGCGGCGGCGTGACCGCGGGCATCGATATGGCGCTGACGGTCATGGCCGACATTGCCGGTGCCGAGCATGCGCAGGCCGTGCAGCTCGGTATCGAATATGCCCCCGCGCCGCCGTTCGATTGCGGCCGCCCCGAGCGTGCGGCACCGGAGATTCTTGCAGCAGTGACGTCGCGGCTGGATCATTTGCGTGCGGATCGCCATGACGCCGTGCAGCGGGCGGCGCAGCGCCTCTGAGCGCCGGCGCCGGGCGGAGCCGGATTGCGGCGACAATGGCGTCTTTCGACGTATCCACGCTCCAGACTGGCGCCGCATTCTGCATGAACACACCGTCTTCCCAACCCAACGCCCGTGGTCCGATCGGCATCGTTGCTGCCCTGCATGAAGAGATCAACGAATTGCTGACATGGCTGTCTGACGCGCAGTGCATCCACATTGGCAGCCGAGATTTCTGGACCGGCCGGCTGGACGGCCATGCTGTGGTTGTGGTGCTGTCGCGTGTTGGCAAAGTGGCGGCGGCGTCCACCACCGCGGTGCTGATCACGCAGTTCAACGTACGCGCGGCCGTGTTTGCCGGTGTGGCCGGCGCGCTGGCCCCGGGCGTTGCCGTGGGCGACGTGGTGGTGTCGGAAGAACTGCTGCAGCACGATGTTGACGCGTCGCCGCTATTCCCGCGCTGGGAGATTCCGCTGACCGGCATGGCGCGTTTTCCCGCCGACGCGGCACTGGCCAGCGGGCTGCTGGAAAGCGCCGGCGCCGTGTTGGCGGATCCGCATGCGCTGCTCGGTCCGGATGTCATGCGGGCGTTCGGGATTGCCGCGCCGCAGGCGCATCGTGGTCTGATCGTCAGCGGGGACCGCTTCGTCTGCACCTCGGCGGAAAGCGCGGTGCTGCGCACGGCATTGCCGGATGCCCTGGCCGTCGAGATGGAAGGCGCCGCGGTGGCGCAGGTGTGCCACGAGTGGGGCGTGCCGTTTGCCGCCATCCGCACGATTTCCGACCGCGCGGATGACGCGGCCAGCGTGGACTTCGCGCAGTTCATCACCCAGGTGGATTCACGCTACGCCGTGGCCATCCTGCGCAAATGGCTGTCGACGGCCGCTGGCGCCTGAACGGCTTAATGACCCTTCGCGGCCAGATACTTGTCGAGTGCGTTGGCGCGCTCGCTTAGGCGGAAGATTTCGTTCTCCAGGCGCTGCAGATCGTCGAGCTTGCCCTTGCCGTAGATGGCGGTCTCAAAGGCCGCTGTTCTGGTGTGGAAGTCCTGCCACGCCTGCTCTGAACTCACCAGTGCGTCGTTCGCCTTGCCGTCCAATGTGCCGAGCAGCGTCTTGTACGTACGGTCGAGGCGCTTAGTCTGCGCGGCCTTCTCTGCAGACAGGCATGCGCCGATCGCGTCGGCGTTGTCCGGCGCCTTGTCGACGCAGGCATAGAGCCTGGTGGTAATGCCCTGGGGTGCGCGGCGCTTGATGCCGTTGGCCAGGCTCTCGGCTGCAAATGCGCCGGTGCTGTGTGTCAGCAGCACAACGGCAACGGGAAGGGCGAGCGTCTTCAGTGTCGTCAGCGTGTTCAAGAAGTGACTCCTGATCGCATGTCTGTGACCCGTCCTGAATAAGGTTGACACTTTTTCCCCGACAGGGAGTGAGCGTCAAGATGGAAGGGCAGAAGAAGCGAACGCAGAGGGACTACACGCTGGCTTTTAAGTTGGCAGTGGTTGAGCAGGTGGAAAAAGGCGAGCTGACCTACAAAGAGGCACAGCGACGCTATGGCATTCAGGGTCGCTCGACGGTGCTGGTATGGTTGCGCAAGCACGGACGACAGGACTGGAGCGCCTCAGCGGAGGCCAAAACCACGATGGAAAATCAAAGCAGCCAGCGCAAGTCGCTCACGCCAGAGCAGCGCATCAAGGAATTGGAAGTGCAGTTGCGGGAGGCCCAAGAGAAGGCACGCCTGTT
Above is a genomic segment from Ralstonia pickettii containing:
- a CDS encoding PTS sugar transporter subunit IIC/EAL domain-containing protein, with the protein product MTTQALSPWLRLLSAAERFDRGPYFIAIRRGLALSLPLIMVGAVALLLRNPPTAGMRYLLLEAFGTRLDAFCDSVLAGTIGIGSLVALFGFADVLAQLHNQRAGHRVVNPTVAAVVVVSCFFTLIAPAANASLMAWLSLGQGLFGALVVASLGGTLFLKLCSIRRLRIPSHHLSNDLLVGDVLSVVPAGMLTILTFALLKAGMAWAGWLHFMAIVDPLLAWPYSAVSNSLLFGLGYETAAQVLWLFGIHGPNALYTVHQHILEPAAQANAAAVASGGQPPFIFTYHFFAVFARMGGSGGTLSLILALLISRRMQRGRKMALVVMLPALFNVNEPLLFGLPLVLNPVYAIPFLLTPVVQILIAYAATVADLMPKTSYPVAWTTPALFSGYATTGSVWGAVVQLIGLVVGAAIYLPFVRMADVLSARRSQDVLASLLQIAESTEVSLKGRRCLDLPGDEGRMAVALASDLESAIKKDGQIFLEFQPQVDCSTGRVFGAEALLRWQHPVLGRVAPPIVVALADDIGQIDQLGLRILSLACQQRAAWRGVLPDDFVVAVNLSPRQLLDCRLYRNVLDILRREGLSPTQLELEITESTMLLPDITAIGNLKQLREAGVKVALDDFGMGHTSLHYLRELPLDTVKIDRSLADVSAGSVNEHIVRSIASLSRTLNLSTVVEGVETAQQLQRLSALGCDRFQGYFFSRPLAPSVCQQFVLDANLRPLVHAL
- a CDS encoding alpha/beta hydrolase family protein, which encodes MPSQPIAIDDYPGPLLISAGEKDTTWSSKMSKRLSERYAARGKTAEQLLFPEAGQMLSAKATMLRDEKISVFFMQHLA
- a CDS encoding addiction module antidote protein — its product is MPARVAGVSPLAGVERAAYHGEFDAAEYLDSEETMAEFLSAALETGDAAFIAESIGVIARAKGIAQIAEETGLGRTSLYKALRAEGNPAFSTVLQVMKALGLRLQAKPAVSKENVESGKRGANAKAKGAKVSASRNGGANKPTSKKPATRTKRGSATGHGKVIPT
- a CDS encoding DMT family transporter, with protein sequence MPHTTTPASSHVTDLALLLTLSTLWGASYTFIRAGVETIPPLTFIAARTVIAATLLLAWMRSRNIRMPRDRQVWMRFGVQALLNSVVPFTLIAWAERSVGASLATILNSTSPVMVFLATAFVTRHESVSLRKLVGVIAGFVGTCFVIGPSAFDGLGGQLVAQLAILAATACYAGAAIYGRSFKGLHPAAPATGSLLMGALVLTPTSLLVDHPWALQPSARSLMALVALAVFSTALAFAIYFRLIQTLGAIGTTAQAYLRVPIGVAIGVVFLGESLPPSAWIGLACVVVGVAAMSMPARDTQVLRA
- a CDS encoding MASE4 domain-containing protein — translated: MPFAKVQLAQLPSFVPIYESALILNDLITAALLFGQFAITRSRAMLALASGYLFTAATAVGHLLSFPGLFASGGLLGAGPQSTAWIYMFWHTGFPLFVIAYAVLKSREEREPGRFPVHTLTRQTALATVGAVLGASIACVLLATVGDHLLPTIMAANRYTRTMGIVAGGTWCFCVAALVALWRSRPHLTLDVWLMVVLCVWICDVALSAVFNGGRYDLGFYAGRMFGLLGASFVLLLLLIENTVLHSRLAAARAELKRLAAGHVGDGER
- a CDS encoding enoyl-CoA hydratase; translated protein: MQPHSTTAATATPATNDALVLRDDHDGVVTLRLNRPLQFNALSEAMLDALQRVLDDIAQDATVRCVVLGAEGKAFCAGHDLREMRGTPELAYYRALFARCSVVMQAIQALPVPVIARVHGVATAAGCQLVGSCDLAIASDAARFAVSGINVGLFCSTPAVALSRNVLAKRAFDMLVTGRFIDAATAVDWGLINEAVPAADLDDAVARKVADIVSKSPTAIRYGKAMFYRQQQMPLADAYAYAGDVMARNMMDEDAGEGIDAFLEKRPARWRA
- a CDS encoding alpha/beta fold hydrolase — translated: MRTDTFDGMYPYAPRFTDAPGFPMHYVDEGPANGEVVLCLHGEPTWGFLFRHLIAVLRRTHRMVVPDHMGFGKSGTPPSRSYWLQDHIDNLERFVLALDLRDLTLVMHDFGGPVGMGLASRHPDRMRRIVSVNGPTPFGQATLGERLAANAAVSPWFQWIVRAESEGRLEAVLGELGFNILSTLKLNGFKDHGLINDAWLQAYGARFATPADCAGAIGWAKGFATGAHRFELPDAAARRAIVTKPAMAIWGMADRTLHAEHFLPLFSELFPDAPVHRLPGVGHYSLEDAPDAIADRIATFLAQT
- a CDS encoding winged helix-turn-helix transcriptional regulator, with amino-acid sequence MVKRTSHADSLCGVARPLDAIGDGWSLLIVRDAFDGLRRFGEFQRSLGLSKNILAVRLRNLVAHDILETVPASDGSAYQDYVLTEKGRALFPLLVALRQWGEAFCFAPDEAHVVLVDKATGKPVPRLELRAQDGRALAPEDTVVVHPSAIRPTKRQRAKAG
- a CDS encoding GlxA family transcriptional regulator, producing MAHRIAVLIFPDFQLLDAAGPVAAFEVASRYRDDHYALRTVAAQAGLVRSSSGARWDADALPPASQVDTLLIAGGDGVDAAMADARTRRFVQRCATRGARVASVCSGSLLLAATGLLNGRRATTHWSRSEQFARAFPQVQLEPDHIYVNDGPIWTSAGISAGIDLALALIADDLGERLARAVARQLVVYYRRPGGQSQFSALNEMDSARGRFKPLLDHVRRNLGAPHRVGDLAEHACMSPRHFARAFQVETGLTPAKAVEKLRVEAARAALESGAVSMQRVATECGFGDTERMRRSFQRLLGVPPSSLRAR
- a CDS encoding DJ-1/PfpI family protein → MTTSPFIVVFALYNRVTQLDFTGPHEVFWRLPGAQCVVASAAGGEIHADGGLTISNVQRLADIPHADLICVPGGFGVIEAMEDAEFVRQVRRLADGARYVTSVCSGSLVLGAAGLLQGKRAACHWAWRNLLPAFGATVDEARVVRDGNLITGGGVTAGIDMALTVMADIAGAEHAQAVQLGIEYAPAPPFDCGRPERAAPEILAAVTSRLDHLRADRHDAVQRAAQRL
- a CDS encoding 5'-methylthioadenosine/adenosylhomocysteine nucleosidase, producing MNTPSSQPNARGPIGIVAALHEEINELLTWLSDAQCIHIGSRDFWTGRLDGHAVVVVLSRVGKVAAASTTAVLITQFNVRAAVFAGVAGALAPGVAVGDVVVSEELLQHDVDASPLFPRWEIPLTGMARFPADAALASGLLESAGAVLADPHALLGPDVMRAFGIAAPQAHRGLIVSGDRFVCTSAESAVLRTALPDALAVEMEGAAVAQVCHEWGVPFAAIRTISDRADDAASVDFAQFITQVDSRYAVAILRKWLSTAAGA